A window from Scheffersomyces stipitis CBS 6054 chromosome 7, complete sequence encodes these proteins:
- a CDS encoding predicted protein, giving the protein MSLIFPVFSNLSQSSDFAEQESSLYPLKEKILPTPGYPRIFFFNTMEHKPHNMVLPPANGKKLWRVKRTVSGSHGSHTSTNDANDTQTDSSLECLNNSLKIAAAAGKFSMRRPPLRRPKNKPGKPKDFVFVDLSPVKTEDSEASSGEYSTTSSPTLVNTQLPSPTLSINDANIKLDYTTNNDTINSTVSKAGLEMAPLNESFNNSISSEDDSLFSSFNNSEILESALSAYMQVQPQVSMVPRSAPVDSYGLGIMNMGSMNWDQPQVMKQQQTVQMSPQQQANQKTLTEQLFGYQQAMLQQYQQIQLLQQQLQQQQEMQKNIISPQSSPEEPVEIETKIANSNKRSKSTGDVGSSAKRRASGQFQFKTYTGPNKSKQQIRHRHTVSEPIKKNSASKKEVENAAAVSIPTTPKQEQTQSQQSSIKSTVGLEDFMMLNEQISIELPYEELSTDDALSMKSGKYDTYSPVSDYSDEDDYFAKSKGLDPNLLSNCGIDQYLIPRADDFVFSGFAM; this is encoded by the exons ATGTCTTTGATTTTCCCTGTTTTTTCCAACTTAAGTCAAAGTTCAGATTTTGCAGAACAAGAGTCCAGTTTATACCCATTAAAGGAAAAGATCTTACCAACCCCAGGATACccaagaatcttcttctttaataCAATGGAACATAAACC ACACAACATGGTCTTACCACCAGCTAATGGTAAGAAATTGTGGAGGGTGAAGAGAACTGTCTCTGGAAGCCATGGCTCTCACACCTCTACTAACGACGCTAATGATACCCAAACCGACTCCTCGCTTGAGTGCTTGAacaactcgttgaagaTTGCTGCAGCAGCCGGCAAGTTCTCAATGAGAAGACCTCCTTTGAGAAGACCCAAGAACAAGCCAGGAAAGCCCAAGGACTTTGTCTTTGTGGACTTGTCACCAGTGAAGACCGAGGACTCGGAAGCTTCTAGTGGAGAATACTCTACTACCAGTTCTCCAACCTTAGTGAATACCCAATTACCATCTCCTACATTGTCTATTAACGACGCCAACATTAAACTCGACTACACCACAAACAATGATACCATAAACTCTACTGTTTCCAAAGCTGGCTTGGAAATGGCTCCATTGAACGAGtcattcaacaactccatAAGCTCAGAAGACGATTCCTTATTCTccagcttcaacaacagtgAAATTTTGGAATCAGCTCTTTCGGCATATATGCAGGTTCAGCCACAGGTCTCAATGGTTCCTCGTTCGGCCCCAGTGGATTCGTACGGATTGGGAATCATGAACATGGGAAGCATGAACTGGGACCAGCCTCAGGTGAtgaagcagcagcaaaCTGTACAAATGTCGCCACAACAGCAGGCTAACCAGAAGACCTTGACTGAACAATTATTTGGTTACCAACAGGCTATGTTGCAGCAGTATCAGCAGATCCAGTTGTTACAAcagcaattgcaacaacagcaagagATGCAAAAGAACATAATATCACCACAATCTTCTCCTGAGGAGCCTGTGGAAATCGAAACTAAAATtgccaactccaacaagaGATCCAAGTCTACTGGAGAtgttggttcttctgctAAGAGAAGAGCTAGCGGACAATTTCAGTTCAAGACTTATACAGGACCTAACAAATCCAAGCAGCAAATAAGACACAGACACACAGTTTCAGAGCCAATTAAGAAGAACAGTGCTAGCAAGAAGGAGGTCGAGAATGCTGCTGCAGTCAGCATTCCAACCACACCAAAGCAAGAACAAACTCAATCACAACAATCGTCTATCAAGTCCACAGTTGGCTTGGAAGACTTCATGATGCTTAACGAACAAATCTCCATCGAATTGCCATACGAAGAGTTGTCTACTGATGACGCTCTTTCTATGAAGTCTGGAAAGTACGATACTTATTCTCCAGTATCTGACTActctgatgaagacgactaTTTCGCTAAGTCTAAGGGTTTGGATCCAAACTTACTTTCTAACTGCGGCATTGACCAATACTTAATTCCAAGAGCTGATGACTTTGTCTTCTCTGGATTTGCAATGTAA
- a CDS encoding predicted protein, which translates to MSDEELIKRAVNEFHSVDAVNDIDECARCKTRLQIGKFLALTRPDLVPQIFSIWCLESGFDETECHMNYGFHTEEYSSTGTDFTKVLSLMNPEGIDGDYFCYFHDSQCHVLPESPTLDLEKLWPPKPKLYEAPENSGNTFNVLHISDVNIQLDYKLLSEANCSQTVCCSPMSRNLVPTPPEYDYSLIHDPAVGLSFYSSSYSKGHFEKGQYIDQYSPKEPAWLPAHEFGSYNCETPPLLFNNSLGVIRDFHQNHLNFEFALFTGGVVGHSDRIFVDKESVLEAQEFVYRNIQSYLPQVPVFPAIGVRDGFPMNQLPQNELTESYLYQCNFDFLADLWQELGWLDLESAKEVRYNHFGYSLVTDRGLKIISLNSNVWNQKNLYSFWDVLAFDKSGIWEFLINELLDSELNEQRVWIIAHLPTSQQSLPIPSKIFTEIVHRFSPKVIAAIFFGHSQKESFELLYAGDGCDEKKLENAINFAITAPSISPFSGVNPAWKYYSVDENSFNIVNSFTYFTKLNETFVNGGAEPVWEFGFSARDAYDPEQQWPMERSLDTEWWHHVSEKIRDMPEIDQLYNKFEFRSSPFATPNTSEDCEESTNYCKVTSFTLEDRKQCMLTEDQDNYICPRKSIDFRPHIRPYDPIEYI; encoded by the coding sequence ATGAGCGATGAGGAACTAATTAAGAGAGCGGTAAATGAGTTTCATAGTGTTGACGCCGTTAACGATATTGACGAATGTGCTAGATGTAAAACTCGTCTacaaattggaaaatttcTAGCCTTAACTCGTCCAGATTTGGTTCCACAAATTTTCTCGATTTGGTGTCTTGAGTCTGGGTTTGACGAAACAGAATGCCACATGAATTATGGATTTCATACTGAAGAATATTCATCTACTGGGACAGATTTCACAAAAGTTTTGCTGCTCATGAACCCAGAAGGTATCGATGGAGATTATTTCTGCTATTTTCATGATTCTCAATGTCATGTTCTTCCTGAATCACCAACCTTGGACTTGGAGAAACTCTGGCCACCGAAACCGAAGTTGTACGAAGCTCCTGAAAATAGCGGCAATACCTTTAACGTGTTGCACATTAGTGATGTCAACATCCAACTAGATTATAAACTCTTATCAGAAGCCAACTGTTCGCAAACCGTATGTTGCTCGCCTATGAGCAGAAATTTAGTTCCAACTCCTCCAGAATATGACTACAGTCTAATTCATGACCCGGCGGTTGGGTTATCATTTTATTCCAGTAGTTACTCAAAAGGTCATTTTGAAAAAGGTCAGTATATTGACCAGTACAGTCCAAAGGAGCCTGCTTGGTTACCAGCTCATGAATTTGGCAGTTATAATTGCGAGACACCTCcgttgttgttcaacaattccttgGGAGTGATCAGAGATTTTCATCAAAATCACTTGAACTTCGAGTTCGCTTTATTTACTGGAGGAGTAGTTGGTCACTCTGATAGAATCTTCgtagacaaagaaagtgttttggaagctcagGAGTTTGTCTACCGTAATATTCAACTGTACCTTCCACAGGTTCCTGTTTTTCCGGCCATCGGTGTTCGAGATGGGTTTCCTATGAATCAATTGCCTCAGAATGAATTAACAGAATCATATTTATACCAATGCAATTTTGACTTTCTTGCTGATTTATGGCAAGAACTCGGTTGGTTGGATTTGGAATCTGCTAAAGAAGTCAGATATAACCATTTCGGTTATTCGTTAGTAACTGACAGAGGCTTAAAGATTATTTCCTTGAACTCCAATGTATGGAACCAAAAGAATTTATATTCCTTTTGGGATGTGCTTGCCTTTGACAAATCAGGAATTTGGGAATTTTTAATAAATGAATTACTTGACAGTGAACTCAATGAACAAAGAGTATGGATTATTGCACATTTGCCAACCAGCCAACAGTCATTGCCTATACCTTCAAAAATCTTTACTGAAATAGTGCACCGGTTCTCTCCAAAAGTAATTGCGgcaatcttctttggacATAGTCAAAAGGAACTGTTCGAGCTACTCTACGCTGGGGATGGCTGtgatgaaaagaagttggaaaatgCAAttaattttgcaattacTGCTCCTTCCATAAGCCCATTTTCGGGAGTGAATCCTGCCTGGAAATATTACTCTGTTGACGAAAATTCATTCAACATTGTAAATTCATTTACATACTTCACAAAATTGAACGAGACATTTGTAAATGGAGGTGCTGAGCCTGTCTGGGAGTTCGGGTTTTCGGCTAGAGATGCCTATGACCCTGAGCAGCAATGGCCAATGGAAAGAAGTCTTGACACAGAATGGTGGCACCATGTAAGTGAAAAGATTCGGGATATGCCTGAAATTGACCAATTATACAATAAATTCGAATTTAGAAGTTCTCCATTTGCAACTCCGAatacttctgaagattGTGAAGAGTCGACAAACTACTGTAAGGTTACTAGTTTCACATTAGAAGACAGAAAACAATGTATGTTGACAGAAGACCAGGATAATTATATTTGTCCCAGAAAGAGTATTGATTTTCGTCCCCATATCAGACCCTACGATCCTATTGAATACATT
- a CDS encoding predicted protein, translated as MSNTTSIAMPHDPQPPTAATPSTISTSSAIAPPHTGPSVLHSRSIKHQWSGAASLLNPLPADDVRSGSETVETAVSVVQADAHSAGSIEAVAAARSLEAQEVAQAVESVDAETVDINGESYGPDEQDSSSSSPSNSTNFLLGAKNAHRTKLTTHDIRLILYFIVQIKPFKYVGDRSLSQTKKWELIQQKFASHKHSDHEKDRKNDDSPVVVPTVRTLQRQLATAIRKASIRRHERKQAGIIDSSPSRSQDDEYYLFKHISADSSLTELEAALLDLNDLSDKLKTGKLANTSHLFQGSMDTEVQRGVTNLTSMTSSLRALIDSTNSANGAIDTRLTSTLRELSDIKDDIGALYANDRYSYSSISQSMQAFDDFLAKSADFQSQVINENHSLFLELDKLIKNHYDKLEAINKNYADYRDEVSEKIVSLLADKIQHSTEVKKDVQDRILSKLTSLRDTVRR; from the coding sequence ATGTCTAACACTACGTCTATAGCCATGCCGCATGATCCCCAGCCTCCTACAGCAGCTACtccatctacaatttccaCATCGCTGGCCATCGCTCCTCCTCACACTGGACCTTCGGTGCTCCACTCTCGGAGCATTAAGCACCAGTGGTCTGGAGCTGCGAGCTTGTTGAATCCATTGCCCGCTGACGATGTTCGTAGTGGGTCTGAAACTGTAGAAACTGCTGTATCTGTAGTACAAGCTGATGCTCACAGCGCCGGATCGATAGAGGCTGTAGCTGCTGCACGCTCGCTAGAAGCACAAGAGGTTGCCCAAGCTGTTGAGTCTGTAGATGCTGAAACAGTTGATATCAACGGCGAAAGCTACGGTCCCGACGAGCAAgattcttcgtcgtcttcacCTTCTAATTCTACCAACTTCCTCTTGGGAGCGAAGAATGCCCACCGCACAAAGTTGACCACACACGACATCAGACTAATTCTATACTTCATTGTCCAAATTAAACCATTTAAGTATGTGGGTGATCGCTCACTTTCCCAGACGAAGAAGTGGGAGTTGATTCAGCAGAAGTTTGCAAGCCACAAACATCTGGATCATGAGAAGGATAGGAAAAACGACGACTCGCCCGTAGTAGTTCCCACCGTAAGAACGCTTCAAAGACAGTTGGCTACTGCCATCCGTAAGGCTAGTATCAGACGTCACGAACGCAAGCAGGCTGGCATAATTGACTCGAGCCCTAGCAGGTCTCAGGATGACGAATACTATTTGTTTAAGCATATTTCAGCAGACAGTTCGCTAACAGAATTAGAAGCAGCATTACTTGACCTCAATGATCTTAGCGATAAATTGAAGACTGGCAAATTAGCGAACACCTCTCACCTCTTCCAGGGAAGCATGGATACAGAGGTGCAACGAGGTGTCACCAATTTGACAAGTATGACTTCGTCGTTGAGAGCCCTTATTGACTCTACTAATTCCGCCAATGGAGCGATTGATACTCGCCTAACTTCTACGTTGCGGGAGTTGTCAGATATCAAGGATGACATTGGAGCTTTGTATGCCAACGACAGATACAGTTATTCTAGTATTTCTCAGTCTATGCAAGCATTTGATGACTTCTTGGCTAAGTCAGCAGACTTCCAGAGTCAAGTAATTAACGAAAATCATTCCTTGTTCCTCGAGCtcgacaagttgatcaagaatcACTATGACAAGTTAGAGGCAATTAACAAAAACTATGCCGACTACAGGGACGAAGTGAGCGAAAAGATTGTATCGCTTCTCGCTGACAAAATCCAACATTCCACGGAGGTTAAGAAAGACGTCCAAGATCGTATCCTTTCCAAATTGACTTCGTTAAGGGACACCGTAAGGAGGTGA